Proteins encoded by one window of Mangifera indica cultivar Alphonso unplaced genomic scaffold, CATAS_Mindica_2.1 Un_0028, whole genome shotgun sequence:
- the LOC123206211 gene encoding probable receptor-like serine/threonine-protein kinase At5g57670 isoform X2, with protein sequence MKMVQQAGVVGEAAGLASSTGGGTVVVGVKLDAHSRELLTWALVKVALPGDTVIALHVLGNNDRDGKSSLLSLVKTFDSVLAVYEGFCNLKQVDLKLKICRGTSIRKILVKETNSCSASKVIVGTARNYHTIRSSTSVAKYCAKKLSKEITVLAVNNGKVVYQREGLPSAAAETQGTEDNRRNCMLDVIHRSISLTKHAGRLKNSQVVTDDAPNSAHKSVNDTGSMMNLERALVKAGSDCLESAGKQKCPICGPAKVLPEDSYKPCEEDLCGNGGDCEGESLAIVPVQKAESPSASITLLIRQLPEARPGWPLLRQTVLTEKQAPGRSSLEKISVVQWALRLPSRQPALVTDSDHKQTNKNSTKLPNELEGLHEKYSATCRPFKYQELLSATSNFLAENLIGKGGSSQVYKGCLPDGKELAVKILKSSEDVLKEFILEIDIITTLHHKNIISLSGFCFEENNLLLVYDFLSRGSLEENLHGNKIDPHLFGWSERYKVAVGVAEALDYLHSGSAQHVIHRDVKSSNILLSNDFEPQLSDFGLAKWASTSASHITCKDVSGTFGYLAPEYFMYGKVNDSVDVYAFGVVLLELLSGRKPISNDYPKGQKSLVIWAKPILYSGKITQLLDPTLGSNYDHDQMERMALAAVLCIRRAARARPKMSLVLKLLQGDTDVTKWARLQINASEEFEMLDDEACPRLNLQSHLNLALLDVEDDSFSMSSIEQSVSVEDYLQGRWSRSSSFD encoded by the exons ATGAAGATGGTGCAACAAGCTGGTGTGGTCGGAGAAGCGGCTGGCTTGGCGAGTTCGACTGGTGGCGGGACGGTGGTGGTGGGTGTGAAGTTGGACGCGCATAGCAGAGAGTTGTTGACGTGGGCTCTGGTCAAAGTTGCGCTGCCAGGTGATACAGTGATAGCTCTTCATGTTCTTGGTAACAATG ATCGTGATGGGAAGTCTTCGCTTTTGTCACTCGTtaaaacttttgactctgttcTTGCCGTATATGAAGGTTTCTGCAACTTGAAACAG GTGGATCTGAAGCTTAAAATATGCAGAGGAACATCAATTcggaaaattttagttaaagaaACAAATTCTTGTTCTGCATCGAAGGTTATAGTAGGAACTGCGAGGAATTACCATACAATCCGATCATCAACATCTGTGGCTAAATATTGTGCTAAGAAACTGTCAAAGGAAATTACAGTTCTTGCGGTTAACAATGGGAAAGTTGTTTACCAAAGAGAAGGCCTTCCATCAGCGGCTGCTGAAACACAAg GAACTGAAGATAATCGCCGCAATTGCATGCTTGATGTAATACACCGGTCAATTTCATTGACTAAGCATGCTGGACGACTGAAAAATTCTCAAGTTGTAACTGATGATGCCCCTAATTCAGCACATAAATCTGTTAATGATACTGGTTCTATGATGAATTTGGAAAGGGCGTTAGTGAAAGCTGGTTCAGATTGTTTAGAGAGTGCTGGGAAACAAAAGTGCCCTATTTGTGGACCGGCTAAAGTATTGCCAGAGGATTCTTATAAACCATGTGAAGAAGATTTGTGTGGCAATGGCGGTGATTGTGAAGGTGAATCTTTGGCTATAGTGCCTGTTCAGAAGGCAGAGTCACCTTCAGCTTCTATAACTTTATTGATCAGGCAATTGCCTGAAGCAAGGCCTGGATGGCCATTGCTTCGTCAAACAGTGTTAACAGAGAAACAAGCTCCAGGTAGGTCTTCGTTGGAAAAGATCTCTGTTGTTCAATGGGCGTTGCGGTTGCCCTCGAGGCAACCTGCACTTGTTACAGATTCAGATCATaaacaaactaacaaaaattcaacaaaactgCCGAATGAATTGGAGGGTCTACATGAGAAATACTCTGCTACTTGCAGACCTTTTAAGTATCAGGAACTCCTCTCTGCAACATCTAATTTCTTGGCTG AGAATTTGATCGGAAAAGGAGGGAGCAGTCAGGTTTATAAAGGTTGCCTTCCTGATGGCAAGGAACTTGCTGTGAAAATCCTGAAGTCATCCGAAGATGTGCTGAAAGAGTTCATTTTGGAAATCGATATTATCACTACATTACATCATAAGAATATCATTTCCCTCTCCGGATTCTGTTTCGAAGAGAATAATCTTCTCTTGGTTTATGATTTTCTATCTAGAGGAAGCCTGGAAGAAAACCTTCATG GTAACAAGATAGATCCACATTTATTTGGATGGAGTGAGAGGTATAAGGTGGCTGTGGGGGTGGCTGAGGCCTTGGATTATCTCCACAGTGGTAGTGCTCAACATGTCATTCACAGGGATGTTAAATCATCAAACATACTACTGTCAAATGATTTTGAGCCACAG cTATCTGATTTTGGACTTGCCAAATGGGCATCGACCTCTGCATCACATATAACCTGCAAAGATGTTTCGGGAACCTTTGG TTACCTGGCCCCTGAATACTTCATGTATGGCAAAGTAAATGACAGTGTTGATGTCTATGCATTCGGAGTTGTACTCCTCGAGCTTCTCTCAGGTAGAAAGCCGATAAGCAATGACTATCCCAAAGGCCAAAAGAGTTTAGTCATCTGG GCAAAGCCAATTCTATACAGTGGGAAGATTACACAACTGTTAGATCCAACCTTGGGCAGTAATTATGATCATGACCAGATGGAGAGGATGGCTTTAGCAGCAGTTCTATGTATCAGGCGTGCTGCGCGAGCGAGGCCCAAAATGAGTCTt GTTCTGAAGCTCCTCCAAGGTGATACTGATGTAACAAAGTGGGCAAGACTTCAAATCAATGCTTCGGAAGAATTTGAAATGCTTGACGATGAAGCCTGCCCGCGTTTAAACCTTCAATCCCATCTTAACCTTGCGCTGCTTGATGTGGAGGATGATTCATTCTCCATGAGCAGCATTGAGCAAAGTGTATCAGTAGAGGACTACTTGCAAGGCAGGTGGAGCCGCTCATCAAGCTTTGACTAA
- the LOC123206211 gene encoding probable receptor-like serine/threonine-protein kinase At5g57670 isoform X1: MKMVQQAGVVGEAAGLASSTGGGTVVVGVKLDAHSRELLTWALVKVALPGDTVIALHVLGNNEIVDRDGKSSLLSLVKTFDSVLAVYEGFCNLKQVDLKLKICRGTSIRKILVKETNSCSASKVIVGTARNYHTIRSSTSVAKYCAKKLSKEITVLAVNNGKVVYQREGLPSAAAETQGTEDNRRNCMLDVIHRSISLTKHAGRLKNSQVVTDDAPNSAHKSVNDTGSMMNLERALVKAGSDCLESAGKQKCPICGPAKVLPEDSYKPCEEDLCGNGGDCEGESLAIVPVQKAESPSASITLLIRQLPEARPGWPLLRQTVLTEKQAPGRSSLEKISVVQWALRLPSRQPALVTDSDHKQTNKNSTKLPNELEGLHEKYSATCRPFKYQELLSATSNFLAENLIGKGGSSQVYKGCLPDGKELAVKILKSSEDVLKEFILEIDIITTLHHKNIISLSGFCFEENNLLLVYDFLSRGSLEENLHGNKIDPHLFGWSERYKVAVGVAEALDYLHSGSAQHVIHRDVKSSNILLSNDFEPQLSDFGLAKWASTSASHITCKDVSGTFGYLAPEYFMYGKVNDSVDVYAFGVVLLELLSGRKPISNDYPKGQKSLVIWAKPILYSGKITQLLDPTLGSNYDHDQMERMALAAVLCIRRAARARPKMSLVLKLLQGDTDVTKWARLQINASEEFEMLDDEACPRLNLQSHLNLALLDVEDDSFSMSSIEQSVSVEDYLQGRWSRSSSFD, translated from the exons ATGAAGATGGTGCAACAAGCTGGTGTGGTCGGAGAAGCGGCTGGCTTGGCGAGTTCGACTGGTGGCGGGACGGTGGTGGTGGGTGTGAAGTTGGACGCGCATAGCAGAGAGTTGTTGACGTGGGCTCTGGTCAAAGTTGCGCTGCCAGGTGATACAGTGATAGCTCTTCATGTTCTTGGTAACAATG AAATTGTAGATCGTGATGGGAAGTCTTCGCTTTTGTCACTCGTtaaaacttttgactctgttcTTGCCGTATATGAAGGTTTCTGCAACTTGAAACAG GTGGATCTGAAGCTTAAAATATGCAGAGGAACATCAATTcggaaaattttagttaaagaaACAAATTCTTGTTCTGCATCGAAGGTTATAGTAGGAACTGCGAGGAATTACCATACAATCCGATCATCAACATCTGTGGCTAAATATTGTGCTAAGAAACTGTCAAAGGAAATTACAGTTCTTGCGGTTAACAATGGGAAAGTTGTTTACCAAAGAGAAGGCCTTCCATCAGCGGCTGCTGAAACACAAg GAACTGAAGATAATCGCCGCAATTGCATGCTTGATGTAATACACCGGTCAATTTCATTGACTAAGCATGCTGGACGACTGAAAAATTCTCAAGTTGTAACTGATGATGCCCCTAATTCAGCACATAAATCTGTTAATGATACTGGTTCTATGATGAATTTGGAAAGGGCGTTAGTGAAAGCTGGTTCAGATTGTTTAGAGAGTGCTGGGAAACAAAAGTGCCCTATTTGTGGACCGGCTAAAGTATTGCCAGAGGATTCTTATAAACCATGTGAAGAAGATTTGTGTGGCAATGGCGGTGATTGTGAAGGTGAATCTTTGGCTATAGTGCCTGTTCAGAAGGCAGAGTCACCTTCAGCTTCTATAACTTTATTGATCAGGCAATTGCCTGAAGCAAGGCCTGGATGGCCATTGCTTCGTCAAACAGTGTTAACAGAGAAACAAGCTCCAGGTAGGTCTTCGTTGGAAAAGATCTCTGTTGTTCAATGGGCGTTGCGGTTGCCCTCGAGGCAACCTGCACTTGTTACAGATTCAGATCATaaacaaactaacaaaaattcaacaaaactgCCGAATGAATTGGAGGGTCTACATGAGAAATACTCTGCTACTTGCAGACCTTTTAAGTATCAGGAACTCCTCTCTGCAACATCTAATTTCTTGGCTG AGAATTTGATCGGAAAAGGAGGGAGCAGTCAGGTTTATAAAGGTTGCCTTCCTGATGGCAAGGAACTTGCTGTGAAAATCCTGAAGTCATCCGAAGATGTGCTGAAAGAGTTCATTTTGGAAATCGATATTATCACTACATTACATCATAAGAATATCATTTCCCTCTCCGGATTCTGTTTCGAAGAGAATAATCTTCTCTTGGTTTATGATTTTCTATCTAGAGGAAGCCTGGAAGAAAACCTTCATG GTAACAAGATAGATCCACATTTATTTGGATGGAGTGAGAGGTATAAGGTGGCTGTGGGGGTGGCTGAGGCCTTGGATTATCTCCACAGTGGTAGTGCTCAACATGTCATTCACAGGGATGTTAAATCATCAAACATACTACTGTCAAATGATTTTGAGCCACAG cTATCTGATTTTGGACTTGCCAAATGGGCATCGACCTCTGCATCACATATAACCTGCAAAGATGTTTCGGGAACCTTTGG TTACCTGGCCCCTGAATACTTCATGTATGGCAAAGTAAATGACAGTGTTGATGTCTATGCATTCGGAGTTGTACTCCTCGAGCTTCTCTCAGGTAGAAAGCCGATAAGCAATGACTATCCCAAAGGCCAAAAGAGTTTAGTCATCTGG GCAAAGCCAATTCTATACAGTGGGAAGATTACACAACTGTTAGATCCAACCTTGGGCAGTAATTATGATCATGACCAGATGGAGAGGATGGCTTTAGCAGCAGTTCTATGTATCAGGCGTGCTGCGCGAGCGAGGCCCAAAATGAGTCTt GTTCTGAAGCTCCTCCAAGGTGATACTGATGTAACAAAGTGGGCAAGACTTCAAATCAATGCTTCGGAAGAATTTGAAATGCTTGACGATGAAGCCTGCCCGCGTTTAAACCTTCAATCCCATCTTAACCTTGCGCTGCTTGATGTGGAGGATGATTCATTCTCCATGAGCAGCATTGAGCAAAGTGTATCAGTAGAGGACTACTTGCAAGGCAGGTGGAGCCGCTCATCAAGCTTTGACTAA